One region of Trichosurus vulpecula isolate mTriVul1 chromosome 1, mTriVul1.pri, whole genome shotgun sequence genomic DNA includes:
- the LOC118832656 gene encoding adhesion G protein-coupled receptor E4-like, with translation MNERFVSKESLTTNEELVSFHLSSKVVSGAIGYRSGSSLFTPVNFTFQHIRMRSGKEKPLCVYWNQTVWSNQGCKTTWYNDSQTICSCTHLSSFAVLMASVELEEDFVLTVITYVGLSLSLLCLFLAILTFLLCRGIKGTSTFLHLQLSLCLFLANLLFLTGIKQTQLKILCSIIAGGLHYLYLAAFTWMFLEGLHLFLTVRNLKVANYTSARQFKKRFTYPFGYGIPAVIVAVSAGSNYQHYGTEHYCWLNVEKGFIWSFIGPVFIITLINLSFYLTTLWILRDRLSSLNKEVSTIQNTRTLTIKALAQLFILGCSWSLGFFMIDSIAEPARSVIAYTFTIINSLQGLYIFLVHCVLSHQVREEYKKRFKRIKVTTETDTYVLTTLSSHTRMTPAPGGSEEREGALINGTFRKKSLLLCTESTENSF, from the exons ATGAACGAGAGGTTTGTCTCCAAGGAAAGccttaccaccaatgaagaactAGTAAGCTTTCATCTAAGCTCCAAGGTAGTGAGTGGGGCAATTGGATACAGGAGTGGTAGTTCCTTGTTCACACCTGTCAACTTCACTTTTCAGCACATCAGG ATGAGGAGTGGGAAAGAAAAGCCTCTTTGTGTTTACTGGAACCAGACGGTCTGGTCCAACCAAGGTTGTAAAACCACCTGGTATAATGATAGTCAAACCATATGCAGCTGCACTCACCTTTCTAGTTTTGCTGTACTCATGGCATCCGTGGAACTGGAA gaaGATTTCGTGCTGACGGTGATCACTTACGTGGGGCTGAGCCTCTCTCTGCTGTGTCTCTTTCTGGCCATCCTCACCTTCCTCCTGTGCCGAGGCATCAAAGGCACCAGCACCTTCCTCCACCTGCAGCTCTCACTCTGCCTCTTCTTGGCcaacctcctcttcctcaccGGAATCAAACAAACTCAGCTTAAG ATCCTGTGTTCCATCATTGCTGGAGGGTTGCATTACCTATACCTGGCTGCCTTCACCTGGATGTTCCTGGAAGGGTTGCACCTTTTCCTCACTGTCAGGAACCTCAAAGTTGCCAATTACACCAGCGCACGCCAGTTCAAGAAGAGATTCACATACCCTTTTGGCTACGGGATCCCAGCTGTGATCGTGGCTGTGTCAGCAGGGAGTAACTACCAGCACTATGGGACAGAGCACTA CTGCTGGTTGAATGTAGAAAAAGGATTTATCTGGAGTTTCATAGGACCCGTGTTTATCATCACTTTG ATCAACCTGTCCTTTTATCTGACAACCCTATGGATTTTGAGAGACAGACTTTCATCACTCAACAAAGAAGTGTCCACCATCCAAAACACAAG GACCCTGACAATTAAAGCCCTAGCTCAGCTCTTCATCTTGGGTTGCTCCTggagtcttggtttcttcatgaTTGATTCTATAGCTGAACCAGCCCGATCAGTCATTGCCTACACCTTCACCATCATCAACTCCCTGCAGGGGCTCTACATCTTCCTGGTCCACTGTGTCCTTAGCCACCAG GTCCGAGAAGAATATAAGAAACGCTTTAAGAGAATTAAAGTAACAACTGAAACAGATACCTATGTGCTGACCACTTTGTCTAGCCACACCAGAATG ACTCCAGCTCCTGGGGGatcagaagaaagagaaggggctCTCATCAATGGTACATTCAGGAAGAAGAGCCTCCTGCTGTGCACTGAGAGTACTGAGAACTCGTTTTAG